The following are from one region of the Stigmatella ashevillena genome:
- a CDS encoding ABC transporter substrate-binding protein — protein sequence MRSRLSLLLATIALAVVACEKKSQPPPAPPAASPAAEAPAGPPASKDTILIGEVGSLTGNEATFGISARNGIELAVQEANAAGGVRGQKLALKVYDSQGKPEEAAQAVTRLITQDKVALIIGEAASSVSLAMAEKAQPAKVPMISYTSTAPEVTQKGDYIFRVCFIDPFQGLVMAKFARENLKLSKVAILTDNKSAYSIGLAEVFAAKFKEMGGEITSNESYSKGDTDFRAQLTAIKRTKPEGVFAPGYYTDVGIIARQARELGMKVPLMGGDGWESEKLFELGGSALEGSYFSNHYAVDNPDPVLKAFIEKYQKAYGSVPDSVAALAYDATMVGYEAMKRAPDLSGPALRDAIAATKDFPGVAGKITLNAQRDAEKQAVVLKIENGKTKFMTTVTP from the coding sequence ATGCGCAGTCGCCTTTCGCTGCTCCTCGCCACCATCGCCCTCGCGGTTGTCGCATGCGAGAAAAAGAGCCAGCCCCCCCCGGCCCCCCCGGCGGCCAGTCCAGCGGCCGAGGCCCCTGCGGGCCCCCCGGCCAGCAAGGACACCATCCTCATCGGTGAGGTCGGCAGCCTGACCGGCAATGAAGCCACGTTCGGCATCTCCGCACGCAACGGCATCGAGCTGGCCGTCCAGGAGGCAAATGCGGCGGGCGGCGTGCGAGGCCAGAAGCTGGCCTTGAAGGTCTACGACAGCCAGGGCAAGCCCGAGGAGGCGGCCCAGGCCGTCACCCGCCTCATCACCCAGGACAAGGTGGCGCTCATCATCGGAGAGGCGGCGTCCTCGGTGTCCCTGGCCATGGCGGAGAAGGCCCAACCGGCCAAGGTGCCGATGATCAGCTACACCTCGACGGCGCCAGAGGTGACCCAGAAGGGCGACTACATCTTCCGCGTGTGCTTCATCGACCCGTTCCAGGGCCTGGTGATGGCGAAGTTCGCCAGGGAGAACCTGAAGCTGTCCAAGGTGGCCATCCTCACGGACAACAAGAGCGCCTACTCCATCGGCCTGGCCGAGGTGTTCGCCGCGAAGTTCAAGGAGATGGGCGGAGAGATCACCAGCAACGAGAGCTACTCCAAGGGAGACACGGACTTCCGGGCCCAGCTGACGGCCATCAAGCGGACAAAGCCCGAGGGGGTGTTCGCGCCAGGGTACTACACGGACGTGGGCATCATCGCGCGGCAGGCGCGGGAGCTGGGCATGAAGGTGCCCCTGATGGGCGGGGACGGCTGGGAGTCCGAGAAGCTGTTCGAGCTGGGAGGCTCGGCGCTGGAGGGCAGCTACTTCTCCAACCACTACGCCGTGGACAACCCAGACCCGGTGCTCAAGGCGTTCATCGAGAAGTACCAGAAGGCCTACGGCAGCGTGCCCGACAGCGTGGCGGCGTTGGCCTACGACGCGACCATGGTGGGGTATGAGGCGATGAAGCGGGCGCCCGACCTGTCCGGCCCGGCGCTCCGGGACGCCATCGCCGCGACGAAGGACTTCCCAGGCGTGGCGGGGAAGATCACCCTCAACGCCCAGCGGGACGCGGAAAAGCAGGCGGTGGTGCTGAAGATCGAAAACGGCAAGACGAAGTTCATGACCACCGTGACGCCGTAA
- a CDS encoding SUF system Fe-S cluster assembly regulator, translating to MFRMSKMTDYGLVLLTELAREEGGTCTARELAERTRVPLPSVSKVLKGLQSAGVLVSHRGAMGGYGLARPAAAIPLTQVISALEGPVAITACVQHTEGEPSCELESVCRVRGHWRVINQAIQEALGRLTLADLCSSELRVERLVGLNLPARPDAGGAS from the coding sequence ATGTTTCGAATGAGCAAGATGACCGATTACGGCTTGGTGCTGCTGACCGAGCTGGCGCGTGAGGAGGGCGGCACCTGCACGGCGCGTGAGCTTGCCGAGCGCACGCGTGTTCCTCTGCCTTCGGTGAGCAAGGTGCTCAAGGGGTTGCAGAGCGCGGGGGTGCTGGTGTCCCACCGGGGCGCCATGGGGGGGTATGGGCTGGCTCGGCCCGCGGCGGCCATCCCCCTGACGCAGGTCATCTCCGCGCTGGAGGGTCCGGTGGCCATCACCGCATGTGTCCAGCACACCGAGGGGGAGCCTTCCTGCGAGCTGGAGTCCGTGTGCCGCGTCCGGGGCCACTGGCGGGTCATCAACCAGGCCATTCAAGAGGCGCTTGGGCGGCTGACGCTCGCGGACCTGTGCTCCTCGGAGCTGCGGGTCGAGCGATTGGTGGGCTTGAATCTGCCCGCGCGCCCGGACGCTGGAGGTGCTTCATGA
- the sufB gene encoding Fe-S cluster assembly protein SufB — protein sequence MSTETLQELTRRPYEAGFITAVESDTLPPGLDEEVVRLISAKKGEPAFLLEWRLKAYRHWLTLKEPTWQSVRYNPIDYQAIRYYSAPRQKPKLDSLDQVDPEILRTYAKLGIPLEEQKLLQNVAVDAVFDSVSVATTFKDKLAKAGVIFCSFSEAVREHPELIQRYLGTVVPYSDNYFAALNSAVFSDGSFCYVPKGVRCPMELSTYFRINAAETGQFERTLIVADEGSTVSYLEGCTAPMRDTNQLHAAVVELVALDGASIKYSTVQNWYPGDAEGRGGIYNFVTKRGIAHRRSKISWTQVETGSAITWKYPSVILRGDDAVGEFYSVALTNHRQQADTGTKMVHIGRNTRSTIVSKGISAGHGQNTYRGLVRVLKHAEGARNYTQCDSLLLGSQCGAYTLPYIEVKNASAQVEHEASTSKIGEDQLFYCQQRGISREDAVSMIVNGFCRQVFKELPMEFAVEAQKLLGLSLEGSVG from the coding sequence ATGAGCACGGAGACGCTTCAGGAGCTCACCCGCCGCCCCTACGAGGCGGGCTTCATCACCGCCGTCGAGTCGGACACGCTGCCCCCGGGGCTGGATGAGGAGGTCGTCCGCCTCATCTCCGCGAAGAAGGGCGAGCCCGCGTTCCTGCTCGAGTGGCGGCTCAAGGCGTACCGCCACTGGCTCACCCTGAAGGAGCCCACCTGGCAGAGCGTGCGTTACAACCCCATCGACTACCAGGCCATCCGCTACTACTCGGCGCCCCGGCAGAAGCCGAAGCTCGACAGCCTGGACCAGGTGGACCCGGAGATTCTGCGCACCTACGCGAAGCTCGGCATTCCCTTGGAGGAGCAGAAGCTGCTGCAGAACGTGGCGGTGGATGCCGTGTTCGACTCCGTCTCGGTGGCCACCACCTTCAAGGACAAGCTGGCCAAGGCGGGCGTCATCTTCTGCTCGTTCTCCGAGGCCGTGCGCGAGCACCCCGAGCTCATCCAGCGCTACCTGGGCACGGTGGTGCCGTACTCGGACAACTACTTCGCCGCCCTCAACTCGGCCGTCTTCAGTGACGGCTCGTTCTGCTACGTGCCCAAGGGCGTGCGCTGCCCCATGGAGCTGTCCACCTACTTCCGCATCAACGCCGCAGAGACGGGGCAGTTCGAGCGCACCCTCATTGTCGCGGACGAGGGCAGCACCGTGAGCTACCTGGAGGGGTGCACCGCGCCCATGCGCGACACCAACCAGCTCCACGCCGCCGTGGTGGAGCTGGTGGCGCTGGACGGGGCTTCCATCAAGTACTCCACCGTGCAGAACTGGTACCCCGGCGATGCCGAGGGGCGTGGGGGCATCTACAACTTCGTCACCAAGCGGGGCATTGCCCACCGTCGCTCGAAGATCTCCTGGACGCAGGTGGAGACGGGCTCGGCCATCACCTGGAAGTACCCCAGCGTCATCCTCCGGGGGGATGATGCGGTGGGCGAGTTCTACTCGGTGGCCCTCACCAACCACCGCCAGCAAGCCGACACGGGCACGAAGATGGTGCACATCGGCCGCAACACCCGGAGCACCATCGTCTCCAAGGGCATCTCCGCCGGCCACGGGCAGAACACCTATCGGGGGCTCGTGCGCGTGCTCAAGCACGCGGAAGGGGCGCGCAATTACACGCAGTGTGACTCGCTGCTGCTGGGCAGCCAGTGCGGCGCGTACACGCTGCCCTATATCGAGGTGAAGAACGCGTCCGCGCAGGTGGAGCACGAGGCGTCCACATCGAAGATTGGCGAGGACCAACTCTTCTACTGCCAGCAGCGGGGGATTTCCCGCGAGGACGCGGTGTCGATGATCGTCAACGGCTTCTGCCGGCAGGTTTTCAAGGAGCTTCCCATGGAGTTCGCGGTGGAAGCGCAGAAGCTGCTCGGGCTGAGTCTGGAAGGGAGCGTGGGGTAA
- the sufC gene encoding Fe-S cluster assembly ATPase SufC, protein MLLSVRNLHARIGDKEILKGIDLELRPGEVHAIMGPNGSGKSTLSQVLAGRETYQVTQGEVLFDGKDLLALSPEARATSGVFLAFQYPVEIPGVGNLHFLRTALNAQRRAQGLEELDAMDFLSLAKERMKLVQMDQSFLNRSVNEGFSGGEKKRNEVFQMAVLQPRLAILDETDSGLDIDALRIVAGGVNALRSPERGMLVITHYQRLLDYIVPDRVHVMAGGRIVLSGDKALALELESKGYAWVDKLGVPPVKEVRP, encoded by the coding sequence ATGCTGCTGAGCGTCCGGAACCTTCATGCGCGCATCGGGGACAAGGAGATCCTCAAGGGCATCGATCTGGAACTGCGGCCCGGCGAGGTCCACGCCATCATGGGCCCGAACGGCTCGGGCAAGAGCACGCTCTCGCAGGTGCTCGCGGGGCGCGAGACGTACCAGGTGACGCAGGGCGAGGTGCTCTTCGATGGGAAGGATCTGCTGGCCCTGTCTCCGGAGGCCCGCGCCACCTCGGGGGTGTTCCTCGCGTTCCAGTACCCGGTGGAGATTCCAGGCGTGGGCAATCTCCACTTCCTGCGCACCGCGCTCAATGCGCAGCGGCGCGCCCAGGGGTTGGAGGAGCTGGATGCCATGGACTTCCTCTCGCTCGCCAAGGAGCGGATGAAGCTCGTGCAGATGGACCAGAGCTTCCTGAACCGCTCGGTGAACGAGGGCTTCTCCGGCGGGGAGAAGAAGCGCAATGAGGTGTTCCAGATGGCCGTCCTCCAGCCGCGGCTGGCCATCCTCGATGAGACGGACTCCGGCCTGGACATCGATGCGCTGCGCATCGTCGCGGGCGGCGTGAATGCCCTGCGCTCGCCGGAGCGGGGGATGCTCGTCATCACCCACTACCAGCGGTTGCTCGACTACATCGTTCCGGACCGGGTGCATGTCATGGCGGGTGGGCGCATCGTCCTCTCGGGAGACAAGGCGCTGGCGCTGGAGTTGGAGAGCAAGGGCTATGCCTGGGTGGACAAGCTCGGCGTCCCCCCTGTGAAGGAGGTTCGTCCATGA
- the sufD gene encoding Fe-S cluster assembly protein SufD, with protein MSGGLQHYLDVAQRFQAGRGTDPVWLRTLRLEGLERLAQAGFPTTRHEAWKYTDVGPVVSRPFVPAWPGKRVHLEACVEQLALPGPRLVFVDGLLALELSSLEGLPAGVRVKSLREAVREEGEVLETVLGQRARAEAHPFVALNTALLEEGVFVRVAPGTVAQVPVQLLFLVSGDGAAQVLASPRIVVEVGAQAEAALVEFYGGEEDGASFTNAVTEVVLGENARLHHYKLQAETEGAFHLASLHARQARDSRFASHSFALGGALARNEVSSVFGGEGGECHLNGLYIGRGAQHLDHRTDLDHAVPRCTSRELYKGVLDGRSRGTFHGRVLVRPDAQHTDAVQSNRNLLLSEEALVDTRPQLEILADDVKCAHGAVVGRLDEQALFYLRSRGIPRPEAEQLLTYAFAHEVVGAVTLAPLRAQVGRRVAERLLGTARREVEA; from the coding sequence ATGAGTGGTGGGCTTCAGCACTACCTGGACGTGGCCCAGCGCTTTCAGGCGGGGCGGGGCACGGATCCGGTGTGGTTGCGGACGCTCCGGTTGGAGGGCCTCGAGCGGCTGGCGCAAGCGGGTTTTCCGACGACGCGCCACGAGGCGTGGAAGTACACGGATGTGGGGCCCGTCGTGTCGCGCCCGTTCGTGCCGGCCTGGCCTGGCAAGCGTGTTCACCTCGAGGCGTGTGTCGAGCAGCTCGCCCTGCCAGGGCCGAGGCTGGTCTTCGTGGATGGCCTGCTCGCGCTCGAGCTGTCCTCGCTGGAGGGCTTGCCCGCCGGCGTGCGGGTGAAGTCCTTGCGCGAGGCCGTGCGGGAGGAGGGCGAGGTGTTGGAGACGGTGCTGGGCCAACGCGCGCGCGCCGAGGCCCATCCGTTCGTCGCGCTCAACACGGCATTGCTGGAGGAAGGCGTTTTCGTGCGGGTGGCCCCGGGAACGGTGGCGCAGGTGCCCGTGCAGCTCCTCTTCCTGGTGTCGGGGGATGGGGCGGCGCAGGTGCTCGCCAGCCCCCGCATCGTGGTGGAGGTGGGGGCTCAGGCCGAGGCGGCGCTGGTGGAGTTCTATGGTGGGGAGGAGGACGGGGCGTCGTTCACGAATGCGGTGACGGAGGTGGTGCTCGGGGAGAACGCGCGCCTGCATCATTATAAGCTCCAGGCGGAGACAGAGGGGGCCTTCCACCTGGCCAGCCTCCATGCCCGGCAAGCCCGGGACAGCCGGTTCGCCTCCCACTCCTTCGCGCTGGGAGGGGCCCTGGCGCGCAACGAGGTGTCCTCGGTGTTCGGGGGCGAGGGCGGTGAGTGCCACCTGAATGGCCTGTACATCGGCCGGGGCGCTCAGCATTTGGACCACCGGACGGATCTGGATCACGCGGTGCCCCGGTGCACCAGCCGAGAGTTGTACAAGGGCGTGTTGGATGGCCGCTCCCGGGGCACCTTCCATGGGCGGGTGCTGGTCCGGCCGGATGCGCAACACACGGATGCGGTCCAGTCCAATCGCAACCTCCTGCTTTCGGAGGAGGCGCTGGTGGACACGCGTCCCCAGTTGGAGATCCTCGCGGACGACGTGAAATGCGCGCACGGCGCCGTGGTGGGACGCTTGGATGAGCAGGCCCTCTTCTACCTCCGGTCGCGAGGCATTCCCCGGCCCGAGGCGGAGCAACTGCTCACGTATGCCTTCGCCCACGAGGTGGTGGGGGCGGTGACCCTGGCGCCTCTGCGGGCTCAGGTGGGGCGGCGGGTGGCGGAGCGATTGCTGGGGACGGCCCGGCGGGAGGTCGAGGCATGA
- a CDS encoding cysteine desulfurase, protein MSTSGLDVARVRADFPILHQEVRGRPLVYLDSAASGQKPQAVLDAIAHFYTHDNANVHRGVHLLSERATEAFEGAREKVRRFLNAREAQEIVFVRGTTEAINLVAQTFGRKHVGPGDEVLITELEHHANIVPWQMLCEQQGAQLKYVPVDAHGDLVLEGLDALLTPRTRILALTHVSNALGTVVPVKELVRRAHAKGVPVLVDGAQAVTHFPVDVQALDCDFYAFSGHKLFGPMGIGALYGKKALLEAMPPYQGGGDMILSVTMEKTVYNRIPHRFEAGTPDVAGAVGLGAAIDYLEGLGREAIAAHDQALLAYAEGALGGVPGVRLLGHGRERSGVVSFVMQDIHPHDIGTILDREGVAIRTGHHCAQPLMKCFGVAATARASLALYNTREDVDALVAGLHKVREVFA, encoded by the coding sequence ATGAGCACGAGCGGACTGGATGTGGCCCGGGTGCGCGCGGATTTTCCCATCCTCCATCAGGAGGTCCGGGGCCGTCCGCTCGTGTACCTGGACAGTGCCGCGTCGGGGCAGAAACCCCAGGCGGTCCTCGACGCCATCGCGCACTTCTACACGCATGACAACGCCAACGTGCACCGGGGCGTGCACCTGCTCTCCGAGCGGGCCACGGAGGCCTTCGAGGGGGCGCGTGAGAAGGTGAGGCGGTTCCTGAACGCCCGGGAGGCCCAGGAGATCGTCTTCGTGCGAGGCACCACCGAGGCCATCAACCTGGTGGCGCAGACGTTTGGCCGCAAGCACGTGGGCCCCGGAGACGAGGTGCTCATCACCGAGCTGGAGCACCACGCCAACATCGTTCCCTGGCAGATGTTGTGCGAGCAGCAGGGCGCTCAGCTGAAGTACGTGCCGGTCGATGCGCACGGAGACCTGGTGCTGGAGGGGCTGGACGCGCTGCTCACCCCGCGCACGCGCATCCTCGCGCTGACGCACGTCTCCAATGCCCTGGGCACGGTGGTGCCGGTGAAGGAGCTGGTGCGCCGGGCGCACGCGAAGGGGGTGCCGGTGCTGGTGGATGGGGCGCAGGCGGTGACGCACTTCCCCGTGGACGTGCAGGCGCTGGACTGTGACTTCTACGCTTTCTCCGGGCACAAGCTCTTCGGGCCCATGGGCATCGGCGCGCTGTACGGGAAGAAGGCGCTGCTGGAGGCGATGCCGCCGTACCAGGGTGGAGGGGACATGATCCTCTCCGTCACCATGGAGAAGACGGTCTACAACCGCATTCCCCATCGCTTCGAAGCAGGCACTCCGGACGTGGCGGGCGCGGTGGGGCTCGGCGCGGCCATCGATTATCTGGAAGGGCTGGGGCGGGAGGCCATCGCGGCGCACGACCAGGCGCTGCTGGCCTACGCGGAAGGGGCGCTGGGAGGCGTGCCGGGCGTGCGGCTCCTGGGCCACGGCCGGGAGCGCTCGGGCGTGGTGTCCTTCGTGATGCAGGACATCCACCCGCACGACATTGGCACCATCTTGGACCGGGAGGGCGTGGCCATCCGGACGGGGCATCACTGCGCGCAGCCCTTGATGAAGTGCTTCGGGGTGGCGGCCACCGCGCGGGCCTCGCTGGCCCTCTACAACACCCGTGAGGACGTGGATGCGCTCGTGGCGGGGCTCCACAAGGTACGGGAGGTGTTCGCATGA
- the sufU gene encoding Fe-S cluster assembly sulfur transfer protein SufU: protein MSSELRDLYQEVVLDHGKRPRNFRAVEGANHRAEGFNPLCGDQLTVALKVEEGVIRDIGFQGQGCAISRASASLMTGAVKDKTCEEAELLFARVHQLVTEGPAEVDTEALGKLTVLSGVSEFPARVKCASLAWHTLRAALHGAPEPVSTE from the coding sequence ATGAGTTCGGAACTGAGGGATCTCTATCAAGAGGTGGTGTTGGACCATGGCAAGCGGCCCCGCAACTTTCGCGCGGTGGAGGGGGCCAACCACCGGGCCGAGGGGTTCAACCCGCTGTGCGGGGACCAGCTCACCGTGGCGCTGAAGGTGGAGGAGGGCGTCATCCGGGACATTGGCTTCCAGGGCCAGGGGTGCGCCATCTCCCGTGCGTCCGCCTCTCTGATGACGGGGGCGGTGAAGGACAAGACGTGCGAGGAGGCCGAGCTGCTTTTCGCGCGGGTGCACCAACTGGTGACGGAGGGGCCCGCGGAGGTGGACACGGAGGCACTGGGCAAGCTGACGGTGTTGTCCGGGGTGAGTGAGTTCCCGGCCCGGGTGAAGTGCGCGAGCCTCGCCTGGCACACGCTGCGCGCGGCGCTTCACGGCGCCCCGGAGCCGGTCTCGACGGAGTAG
- the sufT gene encoding putative Fe-S cluster assembly protein SufT: MRGLVVLERECEVTLIPSGERVKVPAGTDLRVVQTLGGHVTVQSISDGQLLRIDAKDAALLGEEFAAQAEAVPAAGGAEEGPFDEARVWEQLRTVYDPEIPVNIVELGLVYQCQAAPLPEGGQRVDIQMTVTAPGCGMGPVLQDDVRRKVLGVPGVKEASVELVFDPPWDQSRMSEVARLELGWM, from the coding sequence ATGCGAGGGTTGGTGGTGTTGGAGCGCGAGTGCGAGGTGACGCTGATTCCCAGCGGCGAGCGGGTGAAGGTGCCCGCGGGGACGGACTTGCGGGTGGTGCAGACGCTGGGGGGCCACGTCACCGTGCAGTCGATCTCGGACGGCCAGTTGCTGCGCATCGACGCGAAGGACGCGGCCTTGTTGGGCGAGGAGTTCGCGGCGCAGGCGGAGGCGGTGCCCGCGGCCGGAGGGGCCGAAGAGGGCCCCTTTGACGAGGCGCGCGTCTGGGAGCAGCTCCGGACGGTTTACGATCCGGAGATTCCCGTGAACATCGTGGAGCTGGGGCTGGTGTACCAGTGCCAGGCCGCGCCGTTGCCCGAAGGGGGACAGCGGGTGGACATCCAGATGACGGTGACGGCGCCCGGATGTGGCATGGGGCCGGTGCTCCAGGACGATGTCCGGCGCAAGGTGCTGGGCGTGCCGGGCGTGAAGGAGGCGAGCGTGGAATTGGTTTTTGACCCGCCCTGGGACCAGAGCCGCATGTCCGAGGTGGCGCGGCTGGAACTGGGGTGGATGTAA
- a CDS encoding hybrid sensor histidine kinase/response regulator, with protein MSTSASTNRRILVIDDNRTIHEDFRKILCPPSGDDSLNAMETELFGPDERPTPLPGFEVDAATQGEDGIRMARAAREQHRPYAVAFVDIRMPPGIDGVETTYQLWAEDNDLQVVICSAYADYSWEEMMQRLGLSQRLLILRKPFDGIEVRQLAYSLTEKWELLLRSRLRMEDLARAIEERTRQLEAVNTRLAQAQRLEALGRLSAGLAHEINNPLSFILANLGHLRSTLETEPSRLQPEEVQELRDACDESLEGAERIRRIIQNIKLFSRLDQAPRTQVDLHEVLEQALSEAQELIGPSTRLVRELEAVPMVCASETGLQQVFSGLLVNAAYALKESVREPQLRVATRLQEDGRVVVEIQDNGQGIAPEHLSRIFEPFFTTKQRVGKSSGMGLSVCYGIVTGLGGDITVESTLGQGTTFRVLLPRGLADFELSPDSRDTGH; from the coding sequence TTGAGTACATCCGCATCCACCAATCGCCGCATTCTGGTGATCGATGACAACCGGACCATCCACGAGGACTTTCGAAAGATCCTGTGCCCGCCATCGGGAGATGACTCGCTGAATGCAATGGAGACGGAACTCTTCGGTCCGGACGAGCGGCCCACCCCTCTGCCAGGCTTCGAGGTGGACGCCGCCACGCAAGGCGAGGACGGCATCCGGATGGCCCGGGCCGCACGAGAGCAGCACCGCCCTTACGCCGTGGCCTTCGTGGACATCCGGATGCCCCCCGGCATCGACGGCGTGGAGACGACCTACCAGCTCTGGGCGGAGGACAACGACCTGCAAGTCGTCATCTGCTCGGCCTACGCGGACTACTCCTGGGAAGAGATGATGCAGCGGCTGGGGCTCAGCCAACGGCTGCTCATCCTGCGCAAGCCCTTCGATGGCATCGAGGTGCGCCAACTCGCCTATTCGCTCACCGAGAAATGGGAGTTGCTGCTGCGCAGCCGACTGCGCATGGAGGACCTGGCGCGCGCCATCGAGGAGCGGACCCGGCAGTTGGAAGCGGTCAACACGCGGCTGGCCCAGGCCCAGCGGCTGGAGGCGCTGGGCCGGCTGTCCGCGGGGCTTGCGCACGAAATCAACAACCCACTGAGCTTCATCCTGGCCAACCTGGGACACCTGCGCTCGACCCTGGAGACAGAGCCTTCTCGCCTCCAACCCGAGGAAGTCCAGGAGCTGAGGGATGCGTGTGATGAGTCGCTCGAAGGGGCCGAGCGCATCCGGCGCATCATCCAGAACATCAAGCTCTTCTCCCGCCTGGACCAGGCGCCCCGGACCCAGGTGGACCTCCACGAGGTGCTAGAGCAGGCCCTCAGCGAAGCCCAGGAGCTGATTGGGCCCAGCACCCGGCTGGTGCGGGAGCTGGAGGCGGTGCCCATGGTCTGCGCGAGCGAGACGGGCCTGCAACAGGTGTTCTCCGGGCTGCTGGTGAACGCCGCCTATGCCCTGAAAGAGTCCGTGAGGGAGCCGCAGCTCCGGGTGGCCACGCGTCTTCAAGAAGACGGACGGGTGGTGGTGGAAATCCAGGACAACGGACAAGGCATCGCCCCGGAGCACCTGAGCCGCATCTTCGAGCCGTTCTTCACCACGAAGCAGCGGGTGGGAAAGAGCTCAGGCATGGGCCTGTCGGTCTGCTACGGCATCGTGACGGGGCTGGGCGGAGACATCACCGTGGAGAGCACGCTGGGCCAGGGCACCACATTTCGCGTGCTCCTGCCCCGGGGCCTGGCGGACTTCGAGCTGAGCCCGGACTCGCGCGACACCGGCCACTGA
- a CDS encoding type 1 glutamine amidotransferase domain-containing protein has protein sequence MGKKLKGLRVAVLAADGFEQVELTQPVKKLRREGACVKIISLLPTAIRGMNHLVPGKKVRVDAPLKKVKAADFDALLLPGGLANPDTLRQSELAREFVTDFDRLGRPVAVICHGPWLLISAGLVRDRRLTSWPGIQDDVRNAGGHWEDAAVVRDGTWVSSRGPQDLPAFDQAMTALFAEYLPQRTPRKRSILARHWPRWLLGGLTLAALGHGLRERRLLGV, from the coding sequence ATGGGAAAGAAGCTCAAGGGGCTACGGGTCGCCGTACTGGCGGCGGATGGGTTCGAACAGGTGGAGCTCACCCAGCCCGTCAAGAAGCTCCGTCGGGAAGGAGCCTGCGTGAAAATCATCTCGCTGCTGCCCACGGCCATCCGAGGGATGAACCACCTGGTCCCCGGCAAGAAGGTGCGCGTGGACGCCCCCCTCAAGAAGGTCAAGGCCGCCGACTTCGACGCCTTGCTGCTCCCCGGAGGCTTGGCGAATCCGGACACCTTGCGCCAGAGCGAGCTGGCAAGAGAGTTCGTCACCGACTTCGATCGGCTGGGACGCCCGGTCGCGGTCATCTGCCATGGCCCCTGGCTGCTCATCTCCGCCGGGCTGGTGCGAGACCGCCGCCTCACCTCCTGGCCGGGCATCCAGGACGATGTCCGCAACGCGGGAGGCCACTGGGAAGACGCGGCCGTGGTGCGAGATGGCACCTGGGTCTCCAGCCGGGGGCCGCAGGATCTCCCAGCGTTCGACCAGGCGATGACGGCCCTCTTCGCCGAGTATCTGCCCCAACGAACCCCGCGAAAGCGCTCCATCCTGGCCCGGCACTGGCCCCGCTGGCTCCTGGGCGGGCTCACGCTCGCTGCTCTGGGCCATGGCCTCCGGGAACGCCGGCTCCTGGGCGTCTGA
- a CDS encoding isoaspartyl peptidase/L-asparaginase family protein, producing MHRRSSRFPLSTTLKGTLAAASALPGLVWMMPLGCAAPQAPAVREEALSSPSQARPKWGIVIHGGAGVMSRENLSAEQEARIRASLTEALQAGHAVLAQGGTSLDAVEAAVRILEDSPLFNAGKGAVFTHDGRNELDASIMDGRTLAAGAVAGLRHVKNPLALARRVMERSPHVMMVGEGAEVFAREQGLELVPPEYFRTEERWEQLQRALEKEKASQGSPPATRVSPRPEDGKFGTVGAVALDQAGNLAAGTSTGGMTNKRYGRVGDSPIIGAGTYANAHCAVSGTGHGEFFIRYTVARDICSRVEYLKSPLREAAATVVMDVLVKAGGEGGVIALDARGEVAMPFNSPGMYRGYMGEDGQPFVAIFRE from the coding sequence ATGCACCGAAGAAGCTCCCGGTTCCCCTTGTCCACCACCCTGAAGGGCACGCTTGCCGCCGCCAGCGCGCTCCCGGGGCTCGTGTGGATGATGCCGCTCGGCTGTGCCGCCCCTCAGGCCCCGGCCGTCCGGGAAGAGGCCTTGTCGTCCCCGTCTCAGGCCCGGCCCAAGTGGGGGATCGTCATTCATGGGGGCGCCGGGGTCATGTCCCGCGAGAACCTCTCCGCGGAGCAGGAAGCACGAATCCGCGCCAGTCTCACCGAGGCGCTACAGGCGGGGCACGCCGTCCTGGCGCAGGGAGGCACCAGCCTCGATGCCGTGGAGGCCGCAGTCCGCATCCTGGAGGATTCCCCGCTCTTCAACGCGGGCAAGGGGGCCGTGTTCACCCATGACGGGAGGAACGAGTTGGATGCCTCCATCATGGATGGGCGCACGTTGGCGGCAGGCGCCGTCGCGGGGCTGCGCCATGTGAAGAACCCCCTCGCGCTGGCGCGGCGGGTGATGGAGCGCTCCCCCCATGTGATGATGGTGGGAGAGGGCGCGGAGGTGTTTGCCCGCGAGCAGGGCCTGGAGTTGGTGCCGCCGGAGTATTTCCGCACCGAGGAGCGCTGGGAGCAGCTCCAGCGCGCCCTGGAGAAGGAGAAGGCCTCTCAGGGTTCACCGCCCGCCACGCGCGTGTCTCCGCGTCCGGAGGACGGGAAGTTCGGCACCGTGGGCGCCGTGGCGCTCGATCAGGCGGGAAACCTGGCGGCGGGGACCTCCACGGGGGGCATGACGAACAAGCGGTATGGGCGCGTGGGGGACTCCCCCATCATTGGGGCGGGCACCTATGCCAATGCGCACTGCGCGGTGTCCGGCACGGGCCATGGGGAGTTCTTCATTCGATACACCGTGGCCCGGGATATCTGCTCGCGCGTGGAGTACCTGAAATCGCCGCTGCGAGAGGCCGCGGCCACCGTCGTGATGGACGTGCTGGTGAAGGCGGGCGGGGAGGGCGGCGTCATCGCGCTGGACGCCCGGGGAGAGGTCGCCATGCCCTTCAACTCCCCGGGCATGTACCGGGGCTACATGGGCGAGGATGGCCAGCCCTTCGTGGCCATCTTCCGGGAGTGA